Proteins encoded in a region of the Thermocaproicibacter melissae genome:
- a CDS encoding SLC13 family permease, whose translation MSKTNLIKTLAKEPLFTAMLVLTAVMSFFSRPQLSSINWNVITTLFSLMLVRTAFEKCHFLTSVAGISTAYFHTQRSLSLALTAVTGFLSMLVTNDVALLTVVPITILIAEKEGEDPFILIILETISANIFSSLTPFGNPQNLYLYSYYNMTAADFFRIMLPLFVFGVALIILLNFSLNRSNHQYHTSAIFQITDPILFWGALAVYVLNILSVLRVLNSWIPFVAAVAFFVVYRPGFFLSVDYFLLGTFVLFFLFTDSVTGIPMVKTVLSAMLNSKAAVLADSALISQVLSNVPTAVLISGFTPHYRELLYGVAIGGLGTPVASLASMISYKIYAQKYAGGKYMKVFLIVNFATLILLGLAIYLYELLAG comes from the coding sequence ATGAGTAAAACAAATCTCATAAAAACACTAGCGAAAGAGCCGCTTTTTACGGCGATGCTCGTTTTAACGGCAGTCATGTCATTTTTTTCAAGGCCTCAGCTGTCCTCCATCAATTGGAATGTGATTACAACGTTGTTTTCTCTCATGCTGGTTCGCACAGCATTTGAAAAATGCCATTTCTTAACGTCTGTTGCGGGCATCTCAACCGCGTATTTTCACACGCAGCGTTCTCTTAGCCTTGCGCTGACTGCGGTAACCGGTTTCCTTTCCATGCTGGTAACCAATGACGTTGCATTGCTCACCGTCGTTCCCATTACGATTTTGATTGCCGAAAAAGAGGGGGAAGACCCCTTTATTCTTATCATTCTTGAAACGATTTCGGCCAATATTTTTTCCTCGCTAACGCCGTTCGGCAATCCGCAAAATCTCTATTTATATTCGTATTATAACATGACTGCGGCGGACTTTTTCCGCATCATGCTCCCGCTTTTTGTGTTCGGCGTTGCACTCATTATTTTGTTGAATTTTTCCCTGAACCGTTCCAATCACCAATATCATACTTCTGCAATTTTTCAAATAACGGATCCGATTCTTTTCTGGGGCGCACTTGCTGTCTATGTTTTGAATATTCTCTCTGTCCTGCGGGTGTTGAACAGCTGGATTCCTTTTGTTGCGGCTGTGGCGTTTTTTGTTGTATATCGTCCCGGATTCTTTCTAAGTGTTGATTATTTCCTTCTGGGTACGTTCGTACTGTTCTTCCTGTTCACGGACAGTGTTACGGGTATTCCAATGGTTAAGACGGTTCTTTCCGCAATGCTGAACAGCAAAGCCGCCGTTCTTGCGGATTCCGCGTTGATATCGCAGGTGCTAAGCAATGTGCCCACAGCGGTTCTGATTTCCGGTTTCACGCCTCATTACCGCGAATTGCTGTACGGTGTTGCCATCGGAGGCCTCGGTACGCCGGTTGCCTCTCTAGCTAGCATGATATCCTATAAGATATACGCTCAAAAATATGCGGGCGGAAAATACATGAAAGTATTCCTTATTGTGAATTTTGCCACTCTTATTCTGCTTGGTTTAGCTATCTACCTTTACGAACTTCTGGCAGGCTGA
- a CDS encoding MerR family transcriptional regulator, with protein sequence MKTVHEVSKIAGVSVRTLHHYDAIGLLKPTKVTPAGYRLYDESALRRLQTILLFRELRFPLKDIKKMVDQPDFDQMAALKDQIRLLELQREHLDRLIAFARKLERNGGNKVDFSAFDHSEYDRYAEEAKERWGGTDAYKEYVSRAEHQPEDRKENAAQGLMAIFAKFGKVKHQNPSSDEAQALVKELQQFITDNFYTCTPQILAGLGQMYIGDERFRKNINQAGGEGTAEFAAKAIEIYNTGK encoded by the coding sequence ATGAAAACGGTACACGAGGTCAGCAAAATCGCCGGTGTAAGTGTCCGGACCTTACACCATTATGATGCAATCGGTCTCCTGAAGCCCACAAAGGTAACGCCCGCGGGGTATCGGCTTTACGATGAATCAGCCTTACGACGGCTTCAGACTATTCTGCTGTTCAGGGAGCTGCGGTTCCCGCTCAAAGACATCAAAAAGATGGTGGATCAACCGGACTTTGACCAGATGGCTGCGCTCAAAGACCAGATTCGTCTACTTGAACTGCAGAGAGAGCACCTTGACCGTCTGATTGCATTCGCCCGCAAACTTGAACGAAATGGGGGAAACAAAGTGGATTTTTCGGCTTTTGATCATTCGGAGTATGACCGGTACGCAGAGGAAGCCAAGGAAAGATGGGGCGGCACGGATGCTTACAAAGAATACGTCAGCCGTGCCGAACACCAGCCCGAGGACAGAAAAGAAAACGCAGCACAAGGGCTAATGGCAATATTTGCAAAGTTCGGCAAAGTGAAACACCAAAACCCATCTTCTGATGAAGCACAGGCCCTTGTTAAGGAACTGCAGCAGTTCATTACCGATAACTTTTACACCTGCACGCCGCAGATTTTAGCGGGGCTTGGACAAATGTATATTGGAGATGAGCGTTTCCGCAAGAATATCAATCAAGCAGGAGGGGAAGGAACGGCTGAATTTGCTGCTAAAGCCATAGAAATCTATAATACTGGAAAATGA
- a CDS encoding IS1182 family transposase translates to MLEREKLRRDAVEFVNTDLLVPGNHLLRKIDSAVDFSHIYDFVEDLYCEGNGRPSVDPVVLFKIVLIQHLYGIPSLRRTMQEINMNIAYRWFLGYTLNEELPHFSTVSYNFKHRFTEETVEQVFSWILQEANYAGYLEPEAVFVDGTHIKANANINKKIKKAVPQAAKRYASELMEEVNADREDHGKKPFDSTPKPPKEKEIMVSKTDPESGLFQKGEHKKCFAYEAHTACDKHNFVLDVEVTPGNVHDSVAFDAVYGKVTQRFPEIETVVADAAYKTPHICKRVFDDGRVLSTAYKRPMTKAGNLEWWKYVYDEYYDCVICPEYQVLHYATTNREGYREYKSRSYICEKCPFRSRCTESKSCTKTVTRHVWQDYVELAEDIRHTPKYKELYKKRKETIERVFADAKVKYGMRYTLYRGLTQVTNWVKLKFAAMNLKKLAMWKWRDGHPSGFLLILLCLFSYPAYYQENPSFV, encoded by the coding sequence ATGCTGGAACGGGAAAAACTACGCAGAGATGCAGTGGAATTTGTGAATACAGACCTATTGGTGCCGGGAAATCATCTGCTGCGAAAGATTGACAGCGCGGTAGATTTTAGCCATATTTATGATTTTGTAGAAGATTTGTATTGTGAGGGCAACGGTCGTCCTAGTGTGGACCCGGTCGTCCTGTTTAAGATTGTTCTGATCCAGCATCTGTACGGAATTCCCTCTTTACGCCGGACGATGCAGGAAATCAATATGAATATCGCGTATCGGTGGTTTCTGGGATATACACTGAACGAGGAGCTGCCGCATTTCTCCACTGTGAGTTACAATTTTAAGCACCGGTTCACAGAGGAAACCGTGGAGCAGGTGTTTTCGTGGATTTTGCAGGAGGCAAATTACGCCGGATATTTGGAGCCGGAAGCAGTATTTGTGGATGGGACGCATATCAAAGCAAACGCCAACATCAACAAAAAGATCAAAAAGGCAGTTCCTCAGGCGGCAAAGCGATATGCCTCAGAATTAATGGAAGAGGTTAACGCTGACCGGGAAGATCATGGGAAGAAGCCATTCGACAGTACTCCGAAACCGCCGAAGGAAAAAGAAATCATGGTGTCCAAAACAGACCCGGAAAGCGGGTTGTTCCAAAAGGGAGAACACAAGAAGTGCTTTGCCTACGAAGCACATACGGCCTGCGACAAACACAATTTTGTCCTTGACGTTGAGGTGACTCCGGGAAACGTACATGACAGTGTAGCATTTGACGCGGTCTATGGCAAAGTGACTCAACGGTTTCCTGAAATTGAAACGGTGGTGGCGGACGCCGCATACAAAACGCCGCATATCTGTAAACGGGTGTTTGACGACGGGCGGGTACTTTCCACAGCATACAAGCGGCCAATGACCAAAGCAGGAAATCTGGAATGGTGGAAGTATGTATACGACGAATATTATGACTGTGTGATCTGCCCGGAATATCAGGTTCTGCATTATGCAACAACCAACCGTGAGGGATACCGGGAATACAAAAGCCGGAGTTACATCTGCGAAAAATGTCCATTCCGTTCTCGCTGCACCGAGAGTAAAAGCTGTACGAAAACCGTAACGCGGCATGTGTGGCAGGATTATGTGGAGCTTGCGGAAGATATCAGGCACACACCGAAATACAAAGAGCTTTACAAAAAACGAAAAGAAACCATTGAGCGTGTCTTCGCCGATGCAAAAGTGAAATATGGGATGCGGTACACGCTCTACCGGGGCTTAACTCAAGTGACGAATTGGGTTAAGCTTAAGTTTGCTGCCATGAATCTCAAAAAGCTGGCAATGTGGAAATGGAGGGATGGCCATCCCTCCGGGTTTTTATTGATTTTACTTTGCTTATTTTCCTATCCTGCATATTATCAAGAGAACCCATCCTTCGTTTAA
- a CDS encoding SpaA isopeptide-forming pilin-related protein: MKALLKWKKAWSIAVSVALLVSSVSLPAFASSVIDRNRLGSITINLSAADFGGTESPAGVRFSIYQVAALSDSGKYYLTNDFLGSGLALEKLSTAYEASAASKELENYVSSKNISGITASTDANGTVSFHNLALGYYLVLQSYDSSNPNFGIISDPFLVAVPMKSERDGSLIYDIVTNSKCEPVCGAVILQKVNDEGQFLPNAVFRLEKKVYTSESIPSGVESGHDSKGTYYWKNMIFSLTTNRFGQLAVNGLSFGEYRFIETSSPDGYILDPTPHEFRINQRGSAALINGKYEAASGSVQTITVHNRSTPPSSSVPPASSSTSSSGFNFPKTGGSIFYAVCTLVGAILMAGGATLFVISKKKKTMFKP; the protein is encoded by the coding sequence ATGAAGGCACTGCTGAAATGGAAAAAGGCGTGGAGCATAGCCGTATCAGTTGCTTTGCTGGTATCTTCCGTGTCGCTCCCGGCATTTGCTTCTTCTGTAATTGATCGGAACCGACTCGGCTCCATTACCATTAATCTATCCGCCGCCGATTTCGGTGGAACGGAATCTCCCGCCGGAGTGCGATTTTCTATCTATCAAGTCGCCGCGCTTTCGGATTCCGGAAAATACTATTTGACGAATGATTTTTTAGGCTCCGGTCTTGCGCTTGAAAAGCTGTCAACCGCCTATGAAGCTTCCGCCGCATCAAAGGAATTGGAAAATTATGTTTCGTCAAAAAATATCAGCGGTATTACAGCGTCAACCGACGCAAACGGCACCGTATCGTTTCATAATCTTGCTTTAGGATACTATCTCGTCTTGCAATCATACGATTCGAGCAACCCAAATTTCGGCATTATCAGTGACCCCTTTCTGGTTGCCGTTCCGATGAAAAGCGAACGTGACGGCAGCCTGATTTACGATATTGTTACGAACTCAAAATGCGAGCCTGTCTGCGGTGCGGTGATACTTCAAAAAGTCAACGACGAAGGCCAATTTCTCCCGAACGCGGTTTTTCGTCTGGAAAAGAAGGTATATACTTCAGAAAGCATACCGTCAGGCGTTGAAAGCGGCCACGACAGCAAAGGGACTTATTACTGGAAGAACATGATTTTCTCCCTGACCACAAATCGCTTCGGTCAGCTGGCGGTGAACGGACTTTCTTTTGGAGAGTACCGATTTATTGAAACCTCCTCGCCCGACGGATATATTCTTGACCCAACGCCACACGAGTTTCGGATCAATCAAAGAGGCTCAGCAGCCCTCATAAATGGGAAATATGAGGCCGCTTCTGGTTCCGTACAAACAATTACGGTACATAATCGCAGTACTCCGCCATCCAGTTCGGTACCACCGGCGTCGTCTTCCACATCGAGTTCCGGATTCAATTTTCCAAAAACAGGCGGCAGCATCTTTTATGCGGTCTGTACGTTGGTCGGAGCAATTTTAATGGCAGGCGGTGCCACGCTGTTTGTAATATCAAAAAAGAAAAAGACAATGTTTAAACCATGA
- the typA gene encoding translational GTPase TypA: protein MDVRNDLRNVAIIAHVDHGKTTLVDQLLRQSGVFRSNEVVEERVMDSNALERERGITILAKNTAVHYKDVKINIVDTPGHADFGGEVERILTMVDGVLLLVDAFEGCMPQTRFVLKKALSLGKKPLVVINKIDRPGARPKEVVDEVIDLFIELGANEDQLEFPVIYASGRDGYATEDPNVPGTDMRPLFEAILKYIPAPQGVLNGPMQVLFSNIDYDDYIGRIGIGRVERGSVHVGDSAVICHRDGTTNNAKVTKLYQFEGLKRVEVEEAKLGDIVAVSGVTGLNIGETICAPDCIEPLPFVKIDEPTVSMLFMVNDSPFAGREGKYVTSRNLRDRLFKEIETNVALRVEETDSTDTFKVSGRGELHLSILIEEMRREGYEFQVSSPTVIYKEIDGKKCEPIELLMIEVPDSYVGIVMEKLGARKAELQNMGTRNTGVTHLEFKIPARGLLGYRQEFLTDTNGNGIMNNVFDCYEPYKGDITTRSSGSLIAHETGEATGYGLFYAQDRGRLFIGPGTEVYEGMIVGVSPKSDDITVNVCKKKHATNTRAAGSDEALKLTPASEMSLEQCLEFIKPDELVEVTPKSIRMRKKILNKEQRMKLAARMK, encoded by the coding sequence ATGGATGTCAGAAATGATTTGAGAAACGTAGCCATCATCGCGCATGTCGACCATGGCAAAACTACCCTTGTTGACCAGTTGCTCCGTCAGAGCGGAGTGTTCCGGTCCAACGAGGTCGTCGAAGAGCGCGTGATGGATTCCAACGCGCTGGAGAGAGAACGCGGAATTACCATTCTTGCCAAAAATACAGCGGTCCACTACAAAGATGTGAAAATCAATATTGTTGACACGCCCGGCCACGCCGATTTCGGCGGGGAAGTGGAACGCATCCTGACGATGGTGGACGGGGTTCTTTTGCTTGTCGATGCCTTTGAAGGCTGCATGCCGCAGACGCGTTTTGTCTTGAAGAAAGCGCTCAGCCTCGGTAAAAAGCCCCTAGTTGTCATCAATAAAATCGACCGCCCCGGTGCAAGGCCGAAAGAAGTTGTCGATGAGGTCATTGATCTGTTCATCGAATTAGGCGCAAATGAAGATCAGCTGGAGTTCCCTGTTATTTACGCTTCCGGCCGCGACGGCTATGCGACTGAGGATCCGAATGTACCCGGAACCGATATGAGGCCTCTGTTTGAAGCAATTCTGAAGTACATTCCTGCGCCGCAGGGTGTTTTGAACGGCCCGATGCAGGTTCTGTTCTCCAACATTGACTACGATGATTATATCGGCCGCATCGGCATCGGCAGGGTTGAGCGCGGCAGCGTTCATGTCGGCGATAGCGCTGTTATCTGCCATCGTGACGGAACCACGAACAATGCCAAAGTTACAAAGCTCTATCAGTTCGAGGGATTAAAGCGCGTAGAGGTCGAAGAAGCAAAACTTGGCGATATTGTCGCTGTTTCCGGCGTAACCGGACTGAATATCGGCGAAACCATCTGCGCGCCGGATTGCATTGAACCGCTTCCGTTCGTCAAGATTGATGAACCGACCGTGTCGATGCTGTTTATGGTTAACGACAGCCCGTTTGCCGGTAGAGAAGGAAAATATGTCACTTCTCGCAATCTTCGCGACCGCCTGTTCAAAGAGATTGAAACCAATGTGGCTTTGCGTGTCGAAGAAACAGATTCCACCGATACATTTAAAGTATCCGGCCGCGGTGAGCTGCATCTTTCTATTCTGATTGAGGAGATGCGCCGTGAGGGCTACGAGTTCCAGGTTTCCAGCCCGACGGTTATTTATAAGGAAATCGACGGTAAGAAATGTGAACCGATTGAACTTCTGATGATTGAAGTTCCGGATTCCTATGTCGGTATCGTCATGGAAAAACTCGGTGCCCGCAAAGCTGAGCTTCAGAATATGGGTACACGCAACACGGGCGTTACGCACCTTGAATTCAAGATTCCTGCGCGCGGTTTGTTGGGCTATCGCCAGGAATTCCTAACGGATACCAACGGCAACGGCATCATGAATAATGTCTTCGACTGCTATGAACCGTACAAGGGTGACATCACCACCCGTTCCTCCGGTTCGCTGATTGCTCATGAAACCGGTGAAGCAACCGGCTATGGCTTGTTCTATGCGCAGGACCGCGGCAGATTGTTCATTGGACCCGGTACCGAAGTCTACGAGGGGATGATCGTCGGAGTCAGCCCGAAGTCAGACGATATTACCGTCAATGTCTGCAAGAAGAAACATGCAACCAATACGCGTGCAGCCGGTTCCGATGAGGCGCTAAAGCTGACTCCTGCAAGCGAAATGAGCCTTGAGCAGTGCCTCGAATTCATTAAGCCGGATGAACTTGTTGAAGTAACTCCGAAGAGCATCCGCATGCGCAAGAAAATCCTGAATAAAGAACAACGCATGAAGCTTGCTGCACGAATGAAATAA
- a CDS encoding class C sortase, with product MKKNLPIIAIGCVLLLGVCVMLYPVVSSFLSKMAQSATISNYQRAVENLSNKEIEKLKAEAIKYNESLSGTVPSDPFADERGSEISNFKLLETGEVIGYIEIPKIDVYLPIYHGTTKEILQKGVGHLKNSSLPIGGKSTHAVLSAHRGLPSATLFTNLDQLEKNDVFYIHILDEVLAYKVDQIKVVDPENTADLMIQNGKDYVTLVTCTPYGINTQRLLVRGERTEYTAPEKQAQPALALAEEANVVPPVFLILLIFPIVFLVWKKRGAGK from the coding sequence GTGAAAAAAAACCTGCCTATCATCGCAATCGGATGTGTACTGCTTCTTGGCGTTTGCGTGATGCTGTATCCGGTTGTCAGCTCGTTCCTATCGAAAATGGCACAGTCTGCGACCATTTCAAACTATCAGCGTGCCGTTGAAAATTTAAGCAACAAGGAAATTGAAAAGCTGAAAGCGGAGGCTATAAAATACAACGAATCGCTTTCCGGCACAGTTCCATCCGATCCGTTTGCAGATGAAAGAGGCAGCGAGATCAGCAATTTCAAACTTTTAGAAACTGGTGAAGTCATCGGTTACATTGAAATTCCGAAGATAGATGTTTACCTCCCCATTTACCACGGGACTACGAAAGAAATTCTACAAAAGGGCGTCGGGCACTTAAAAAACTCTTCTCTTCCCATCGGCGGAAAGAGTACGCATGCGGTACTTTCCGCCCATCGGGGGCTCCCTTCGGCGACGCTGTTTACCAACCTCGACCAGCTCGAAAAAAACGATGTGTTTTATATTCATATCTTAGATGAGGTTCTGGCGTACAAAGTAGACCAGATTAAGGTAGTTGACCCTGAGAATACCGCCGACCTTATGATTCAGAACGGGAAAGATTACGTCACGCTTGTGACCTGCACCCCCTACGGAATCAATACGCAGAGGTTGTTGGTACGGGGTGAACGGACCGAATACACGGCTCCCGAAAAGCAGGCTCAGCCGGCTCTTGCGCTGGCCGAGGAAGCTAACGTGGTACCCCCTGTTTTTCTGATTCTTCTTATTTTCCCCATCGTGTTTCTCGTCTGGAAGAAAAGAGGAGCCGGAAAGTGA
- a CDS encoding 3'-5' exonuclease, with protein MNFVVLDLEWNGAYSKRIKRFINEIIEFGAVLVDEDLNILDTFDVLIRPQVGKKISGEVSTLTSITDEDLEDGLLFMQAVSKFSKWARDAVVMTWGTSDILTLIENCRYFCGNGRIPFLSRYVDLQKYCESMLETEKSGQQMGLSTAAALLHVDENEFDHHRALGDSLLTLACLRKIYTPQTLKPFIQDARSDEFYNRMEFRTSTICDLSHPLIRPQHLAFYCVNCGRRARRISEWQLRNKSFRAVFRCKHCGTEFYGRVQFKLKYEGLSVKKKITPVQEKQDESGAADSKSSPANYEDSPKGTSKA; from the coding sequence ATGAATTTTGTAGTACTTGACCTTGAGTGGAACGGGGCTTACAGCAAGCGCATCAAGCGCTTCATCAATGAGATTATTGAGTTCGGCGCAGTACTCGTCGATGAAGATTTAAATATCCTTGATACCTTCGATGTCCTAATCCGCCCACAGGTCGGCAAAAAAATAAGCGGGGAAGTCAGTACCCTTACGAGCATCACGGATGAGGACCTTGAGGACGGCTTGCTTTTTATGCAGGCTGTGAGCAAATTCTCAAAATGGGCGCGCGATGCTGTCGTTATGACGTGGGGCACCTCGGATATTCTCACGTTAATTGAAAATTGCAGGTATTTCTGCGGAAACGGCAGAATTCCGTTTCTGAGCCGATATGTCGACCTACAGAAATATTGTGAATCTATGCTGGAAACGGAAAAATCCGGTCAGCAGATGGGCCTGAGCACAGCGGCGGCGCTCCTCCATGTTGACGAGAACGAGTTCGACCACCACAGGGCCCTCGGCGACAGCTTGCTCACTCTTGCGTGCCTGAGGAAGATATACACCCCGCAGACTTTAAAGCCGTTCATTCAGGATGCACGTTCCGATGAATTCTATAACAGAATGGAGTTCCGAACTTCTACAATCTGCGATCTTAGTCATCCGTTGATTCGCCCGCAGCACCTTGCCTTTTATTGTGTTAACTGCGGCAGACGAGCGAGGAGAATCAGCGAGTGGCAGCTCCGTAATAAAAGCTTCCGCGCTGTATTCCGCTGCAAACATTGCGGCACCGAATTTTACGGAAGAGTACAGTTTAAGCTGAAATATGAAGGGCTTTCCGTGAAAAAGAAAATCACCCCTGTGCAAGAGAAGCAAGATGAAAGCGGCGCCGCGGATTCTAAAAGCAGCCCAGCAAATTATGAAGATTCTCCAAAAGGGACATCCAAAGCATAG
- a CDS encoding ATP-binding protein, which translates to MGYGREIYAAAENKLRERRRRAEEEAEKRRQAFYRACPRAEEIERTLCSTSVSAAKAVLSGKNAAQALTALKEKNLSLQKELKELMQAHGISSLEPNYHCPVCRDTGYVDGLMCSCMKELLRTESYQRLNALTPLSLSTFESFSLNYYSDEPQEGRPSDRSIMRNTLQYCINYARQFSLKSPNVIMTGNTGLGKTHLSLAIANVAIQKGYGVVYSSVSNLVTKLENEHFGRDNDTEAMDSLQSCDLLILDDLGTEFRNSFSTSAIYSIINSRLLLEKPTIISTNLTTKEMADFYSERFASRIIGSYDRIAFVGRDIRQQKALTERGKHLPEQKD; encoded by the coding sequence TTGGGGTACGGCAGAGAGATTTATGCGGCAGCGGAAAATAAGCTCCGAGAGCGCCGCCGGCGTGCAGAAGAAGAAGCAGAAAAGCGCAGGCAGGCTTTTTACCGCGCCTGCCCCCGTGCGGAAGAGATTGAACGCACGCTGTGCAGCACTTCCGTCAGCGCCGCAAAAGCCGTTCTGAGCGGAAAAAACGCCGCGCAAGCGCTGACAGCACTGAAAGAAAAGAACCTGAGTCTCCAGAAAGAACTAAAAGAACTGATGCAGGCTCATGGAATATCAAGTCTAGAACCGAACTACCACTGCCCCGTCTGCCGAGACACCGGCTATGTTGACGGATTAATGTGTTCCTGCATGAAGGAGCTGCTCCGCACGGAATCCTACCAGCGGCTGAACGCTTTGACGCCGCTGTCTCTTTCTACGTTCGAGAGCTTTTCTTTGAATTATTATTCCGACGAACCGCAGGAAGGCCGCCCAAGCGACCGAAGCATCATGCGGAATACGCTGCAATACTGCATCAACTACGCGCGCCAATTCAGCCTGAAATCCCCAAATGTCATTATGACGGGAAACACCGGACTTGGGAAAACCCACCTTTCGCTCGCCATTGCCAACGTGGCGATTCAGAAGGGATACGGCGTTGTTTACTCCTCCGTTAGCAATCTCGTTACCAAGCTCGAAAACGAACACTTTGGACGGGATAACGACACGGAGGCTATGGACTCCCTGCAAAGCTGCGACCTTCTGATTCTCGATGACCTCGGGACGGAATTCCGCAATTCGTTTTCCACTTCCGCTATTTACAGCATCATCAATTCCCGCCTGCTGTTGGAAAAACCGACTATCATCAGCACAAACCTCACAACAAAGGAAATGGCTGACTTTTATTCCGAGCGCTTTGCCTCCCGAATCATTGGCAGCTACGACCGCATTGCATTCGTGGGACGGGATATTCGCCAGCAGAAGGCTTTGACGGAACGCGGCAAGCATCTTCCGGAACAAAAGGACTGA
- a CDS encoding class C sortase, which produces MKASSYTLTILSAVFILAGAAIYVCPTVASLLSRQHTEQEEKTFQEKIQSLQAKTSECSLKNSTLEKLLQRAESYNKQLYLDGQKDLKDPFSYEVSSIDLSEYGIADNLFGFLEIPKINVKLGIYLGATSANMAKGAAHLTQTSLPIGGINTNSVIAAHRGTRHQDMFLHIDQLKPGDKVIITNPWKTLIYRVTTTEIIAPNAIEKVLIQPGRDMVTLISCNPYGKSTQRYVVYCDRVQSG; this is translated from the coding sequence GTGAAAGCAAGCAGTTATACGTTGACGATACTCTCCGCTGTTTTCATCTTGGCCGGTGCAGCCATATACGTCTGCCCCACGGTTGCTAGTCTTCTCAGCAGGCAACACACGGAACAGGAAGAAAAAACTTTTCAGGAAAAAATACAATCTTTGCAGGCAAAAACATCAGAGTGCTCCTTGAAGAACAGTACTCTTGAAAAATTGCTGCAGCGTGCAGAAAGTTACAATAAACAGCTTTATCTCGACGGACAAAAGGATTTGAAAGACCCGTTTTCTTATGAGGTAAGTAGTATTGATCTTTCTGAATACGGGATTGCGGACAATTTATTCGGATTTCTCGAAATTCCGAAAATAAATGTGAAACTCGGCATTTATCTGGGCGCTACCTCGGCGAACATGGCGAAGGGCGCAGCCCATTTGACGCAAACTTCCCTTCCGATTGGCGGCATCAACACAAACTCCGTGATTGCTGCGCATCGCGGCACGAGACATCAGGATATGTTTCTGCACATCGACCAGCTGAAACCGGGAGACAAAGTGATTATCACAAACCCGTGGAAAACGCTGATTTACCGCGTAACCACTACGGAAATCATTGCTCCCAATGCGATTGAGAAAGTATTGATTCAACCGGGCAGAGATATGGTAACGCTCATCAGCTGCAATCCGTATGGAAAGAGCACACAGCGTTATGTGGTCTATTGCGACCGTGTGCAGAGCGGTTAG
- a CDS encoding DnaD domain protein, with the protein MSFTINLGVWNSVFAVPCSVVDNNIKLAGSVQLKVLLWVLRHAGETIEAEDIAHALGIDCADVKDALLYWQETGVIVSRDNVITPSPAPEATKPVEKDVPFQPEMKTAETSPERPKRVLSRPQKPDSAFVAKRMEESEEIACLMQTAQEILGRLISSGESATLLMIHDDFGLPSDVIIMLMQYAVSIGKGNMRYIEKVAMNWADEGITTHEKAEERLRLLSEEQKAWRIVEQAIGIPHRAPSKREEEFAPIWVNRWKFSPEMIREAYDRTIDGAGKYQTAYMNSILERWYKAGIKTPKQAADERMERNTAVSGKTKGTKSEQKKQYSFDIDEYERTSIYDNMKR; encoded by the coding sequence ATGAGTTTTACCATTAATCTCGGTGTTTGGAACTCTGTTTTTGCTGTTCCCTGCTCCGTTGTGGATAACAACATCAAGCTGGCAGGTTCCGTGCAGTTGAAAGTTCTGCTTTGGGTTCTCCGCCACGCCGGGGAAACGATTGAAGCAGAGGATATCGCACACGCACTCGGGATTGACTGTGCAGATGTGAAAGATGCCTTGCTTTACTGGCAGGAAACCGGCGTCATCGTTTCACGCGACAATGTTATTACGCCTTCTCCTGCTCCGGAAGCGACAAAACCTGTTGAAAAAGACGTTCCGTTCCAGCCGGAAATGAAAACTGCGGAGACATCCCCAGAACGCCCCAAGCGCGTGTTATCGCGTCCTCAAAAGCCGGACAGTGCTTTTGTGGCAAAGAGGATGGAAGAATCGGAGGAAATTGCCTGCCTGATGCAGACAGCGCAGGAAATTTTGGGGCGGCTGATTTCAAGCGGAGAATCTGCAACGCTGCTTATGATTCACGACGATTTTGGGCTTCCTTCCGATGTCATCATCATGCTGATGCAGTATGCCGTGAGCATCGGCAAGGGAAATATGCGCTACATAGAGAAAGTTGCCATGAACTGGGCCGACGAGGGAATTACGACGCATGAAAAGGCCGAGGAACGACTTCGCCTCCTTTCTGAGGAACAGAAGGCTTGGCGAATCGTGGAACAAGCCATTGGCATTCCGCACCGAGCACCCTCTAAGCGTGAGGAAGAATTCGCTCCTATCTGGGTAAACCGATGGAAATTTTCCCCCGAGATGATTCGAGAAGCCTATGACCGAACGATTGACGGAGCTGGAAAATACCAAACCGCCTACATGAACAGTATTCTGGAGCGGTGGTACAAAGCCGGAATCAAGACGCCGAAACAGGCAGCCGATGAACGGATGGAACGAAACACTGCGGTATCCGGAAAAACAAAAGGCACGAAATCGGAGCAGAAAAAACAGTACAGCTTCGATATTGATGAATACGAACGGACAAGCATCTACGACAACATGAAGAGGTGA